In the Fimbriiglobus ruber genome, CGGACCCCATCCAGACCCTTCGCCGCATAGATCCGCAGGGTCCGCTGCACCGTGGAGCGCGACACGTTGGCCAACTCCGCGATCCGACTGTGCGTCACGTTCCGGGTCTTGAGCCAGAGAATCTCCATCCGCTCTTGGACACGCGGGTCCGGGTGCCGATAGCGCGCGTCCGCGATCGCTTGGACCACGGGTTCGGGAAACGAATATTGGGGACGCATCCTTGCCCTCCCGCAGACGGATCGGTGAAGGATCTATCCTCCGCTATCCAGGCCTGGTTGCTCAAGGCCGACTTGTGTCACTTCAGGCGAGTCCGAGAATAAAGCAACGGACGCGTTGAAATTGTGGCTTCTTCATCTCGGGCCGTAGAATGCCGAGTAGCTCGCAGCAGTCGGTGATTACTGAGAAACTCGCAAGGTCGCTGAAGTCGGCTCGCCATCCGTCCGCAGTCAGGGTCAAGGCGCGGTGGTCTGTCCCGGGAGAGTGGTATGAGTCAGGGCTTCGACCGGAGTGTCGTCGTCGGCCTGGGCTTGCTCGCCGTCCTCGTGGTCATGAACGCCGCCATCTCGCACCACAACACCCGCAAGCTCCGGGAGGACGCCGCGCGGGTGGCTCACAGCCGCGAGATCCTGGACGTGTTGAGCGGGCTCCGCGCGGACGCCCGGAAACTTCAAGTCTCCCAGCGCGGGTTCCTCATCTCCGGGGACGAAAGCCGGCTCCGGTCGTTCAACGAGACGGTCGACGCGATCCACGCCCAGATCGGCCGCCTGAAAGTCTTGACGGCCGACGATCCCGAACAAACCCGCCGGATCGAGGAACTCGAAGCGGGTCTCCAACACGGCATCGCGTGGCTGGTTCAGATGGCCGGCGCCCGGCGGGCGAAGGGGCTCGAGGCCGTGCGTCAGCTCGCCCTGGCCGGCAACGGCCAGAACGTTCTCGACCGGCTCTGGGATCTCGCCGAGGAGATCGACGGCGAGGAGCGCCGGCTGCTCACCGCCCGGGCCGAAGAAACGGACCGCGCCTACTCGAACGCGGTGCAATTCGGCGCGGCGTCGGCCCTCTTCGGGCTCCTGGCCGTCGGGGCGTTCGCCTGGTTCCTCCGCCGGAACATGATCGACCGCGACCGCGCGGCGGAAGTCGTCCGCGAGCAGCGGGAACTTCTACAAGCGACCCTGGTCAGCATCGGCGACGGGGTGATCGCGACGGACGCCGGGGGCCGGATCGTCTTCCTGAACGCCGTGGCCGAGAAGTTGACCGGGTGGGCGCAAACCGAGGCCCGGGAACAGCCCCTCGAATCCGTTTTCCGGATCGTTGACGAGGCCACCCGAAAGGCCGCCGACAACCCCGCGGCCCGGGCGCTGAATGAGGGCAAGATCGTCGGCCTGGCGAACCACACGATCCTGATCGCCAGAGACGGGACCGAGTGGCCGCTGGACGACAGCGCGGCCCCGATCCGGGACGCCCGCGGGGGCGTGGCCGGGGCCGTTCTGGTCTTCCGCGAGATCACGGAAAAGAAGCAAGCCGAGCAGGCACTCCGCGAGCAAGAGCAGCGGGCGATCGGCATCCTGGAAAGTATCACTGACGGTTTTTTCGCCATCGACCGCCAGTGGCAGTTCAGTTACGTCAACCGGCAGGCCGAACGACTTCTCGACCGCGCCCCGGACGACCTCCTCGGGAAGAACCTGTGGGAAACGTACCCCGGGCTCGTCGGGAGCGAGTTTGAACGGGCTTACCGGCGGGCCGCCGACGATCGGGTACCCGGCACGGTTACCGCGTTCTACCCCGACCACGACCGCTGGTACGAAGTCCAGGTGTACCCGGCCCCGGATGGCATATCGATTTATTTTCGCGACGTGACCACCCGCCAGCGGGCGGACGCGGCGCTGGCCCGCGTGACTGCCGAGTCCGAACGGCGGAAGCGCCTGTACGAGACGGCCCTGTCGAACACCCCGGACCTGGTGTACGTCTTCGACCTGAACCACCGCTTCACTTACGCGAACGAGGCTCTTCTGCGGCTGTGGGGGCGCACTTGGGACGAGGCCATCGGCAAGACTTGCCTGGAACTCGGGTACGAGCCGTGGCACGCGGCCATGCATAACAGGGAGATCGACGAGGTCGCCACCACCAAGCGGCCGATCCGCGGCGAGGTTCCGTTCACCGGCACGTTGGGCCGGCGGATTTACGACTACATTTTCGTCCCCGTGTTCGGCGAGAACGGCGAGGTCGAGGCGGTGGCCGGCACGACCCGGGACGTGACCGAGCGGAAGGAAGCGGAGGAAACGATTCGCCGGAACGAGGTGTTCCTCCGCCAGTTGTTC is a window encoding:
- a CDS encoding PAS domain-containing protein, producing the protein MSQGFDRSVVVGLGLLAVLVVMNAAISHHNTRKLREDAARVAHSREILDVLSGLRADARKLQVSQRGFLISGDESRLRSFNETVDAIHAQIGRLKVLTADDPEQTRRIEELEAGLQHGIAWLVQMAGARRAKGLEAVRQLALAGNGQNVLDRLWDLAEEIDGEERRLLTARAEETDRAYSNAVQFGAASALFGLLAVGAFAWFLRRNMIDRDRAAEVVREQRELLQATLVSIGDGVIATDAGGRIVFLNAVAEKLTGWAQTEAREQPLESVFRIVDEATRKAADNPAARALNEGKIVGLANHTILIARDGTEWPLDDSAAPIRDARGGVAGAVLVFREITEKKQAEQALREQEQRAIGILESITDGFFAIDRQWQFSYVNRQAERLLDRAPDDLLGKNLWETYPGLVGSEFERAYRRAADDRVPGTVTAFYPDHDRWYEVQVYPAPDGISIYFRDVTTRQRADAALARVTAESERRKRLYETALSNTPDLVYVFDLNHRFTYANEALLRLWGRTWDEAIGKTCLELGYEPWHAAMHNREIDEVATTKRPIRGEVPFTGTLGRRIYDYIFVPVFGENGEVEAVAGTTRDVTERKEAEETIRRNEVFLRQLFEGSLDCIKVFDLDGRLLSMNEQGMRELEITDFDAVRGSDWCGFWQGETRETVARAIAEARSGGVTRFEGVSATRTGKLRWWHVVVTPIGPSEDRPERILAVSRDITDRKQVEVALREADRRKDEFLALLAHELRNPLAPLRNGLQVMRLAADDAAGVARVRAMMDRQLGHMVRLIDDLLDISRINRNKLHLQLSRVSLADVVGAAVETARPAIDAAGHEFAISLPAEPLYLEADLTRLAQVFANLLTNSAKYTERGGRITLAAEVCGAQVVVSVRDTGIGIPAEALPTIFDMFSQVDRSIERTTGGLGIGLALVKGLVEMHGGTVTAESGGSGKGTVFTVHLPVAARGPDPVSNGGNVETESSAGMVKRRVLVVDDNRDSATSMALMLELMGNEVRTAHDGLEAVDRAGEFRPDVVLMDVGMPRLNGLDATRRIREQSWGQTMTVIALTGWGQETDRQRSAEAGCNGHLVKPVSVPDLEAMLGSVPPNGPAT